In Ischnura elegans chromosome 3, ioIscEleg1.1, whole genome shotgun sequence, the sequence ATTTGTTGATGGATTATCAATGATTGCCGAATGTTGTTACAGATTCAAACGGATCAAATTTTACTTCAAGCTCTTTgggaatgctgaaaatatttagaaatagtACGCTTATATCCTTTTAGATGTGATAAGAGTTACTTTAGAACTGTGCGAATTTTTATTTGAAGTCACATTCGAATTTACTGTTAAATTACAGTAATCATACGAACTAAAAAAACAATTGTAAGTAGatagtattttgaaaatttaaaacagcGAAGAGCTATTATTACAAATTCCCTTTTCTAAGACACCCTCATTGGAAGGACTAAGATCCCTATAATAGCTCCTCGCAGAGAATTCATCCACCCCGTAGACACAAAACTCTACTCTGTGATTCCTAGTGGCAGATGCGAGAGAATCGCAGACGCGGTTCACGTCGTGGGAAGGAAACGGCGCGCAGAGGAAGATATAGGGCGGGGAGAGGGAGAAATATTCACCAACGATAGAGGGTTTCCTTCGCAAATGGAGCGGCGATCGTTCTTTGCAGATTGGAGATAAGTCGACGCTCTCATTTTCTTTCTGACTCATCCTCCTCACGACCCAACGCCGACTCGTTGTCACAACGACTTTTCAGACCCAGCAAAATTCATCGTCGGCCTAGTTTGCTTCTCCGTCCATCCAATATTCGCCTTTTGAATTTCCCTTTCATGTTACATCGCATCCAGGGCGAATTAAGACCGTTGATTTTGGGTGGAGGCGCTTCATTACTATCATCGGCGGCTTGGTGGAATGCAACACATTCACTCGATGATGAGTCTGATGAGTCTCCGTAAAAAGTGGGTTTTagactttaattatttttaaaatatcgttTGTCAAGATGGCGAAAAAAATTCTCTCGAGAGCGACCTTAAAGATTGCCTTTTCAATTTTCgtgttcaaattttcatttcatttttttttcaatttcaataatgatcttttcaatttttccgaaaattaaTATAAACCGCGTTCATCACTTTTCACAGCGCCTTGTCGGTATTCAACTCATAGTCTCGATAATCTTTGGAGGTATGGTGCGTGTAGACAAgcggcttttagatattcatcgaTTAATCATTCTTTTAATTGCTTGGttagctggtgaaataaaaattttcagtggagagccaccttaaaggtGCCATTATTTCAATCTCTCCAGAAATTACAGGCCTCTCCCCTTTATCCGCCATTGcttcatatttggcatttaaaaatagtataaaataagTATAACATCAAAGTATCCAATCCAGGGATATAGAGACCTCATATTAGGACATCGTGATCCTAAGTGCTATTTACGCACAGATCAGATTCACACTTAAAAATGTTTTGatcggtggcgtagccaggaatttcgttcgggggggggggggtccaaaaccaggggggaaatttttgaataacagggtactaagtagagggttttaaactaattttagtacttttcataatcgaaaaaacttcatttgctaaagaaatatcatgtaaatttataatttttcaatattttattttcttttataaaggaaaaataattgtacttttatatttcggggggggggggggggggggggcggaccccctggacccccccccccccccataggctacgccactgttttgATCGTAGGCTTGAATTCATTTCCTATAATTTGCGCCACCAAGATGATATCGTCTCGAGAATGTCTGAACTGGAAAGCTGGTGATGCTGAGGAAAGAAACAATTTTATGGCCGACCACCGGAAGCGGCAACAATAAATCGGCCCGCAGATTGACGGATGCCAGATTTGACACCGCGCATACAGCGCTTGCCACGATTctgggaaatattgaataaaccaCTGAGAGAGGTCCGGAGAGATCCCATTTCTAAGTGACCTCAAAAAATGAAAGTTTATAGCACTAATAAGCAACCTATATAATTCCATCAGATCTATTTGTCCGAGGTTCTTATTAAAGGAGACGGTAGAAATAATCGGTATTGGCCAAACCGTTGAGGTAAATAGCGTTTCAAATTTTTctattgaattgaattatttggaGGGCGATGTATgcgaaaactttcaaaatatcctACTGCAGAATCATGAAACGTAAGGTTTCTACTCCACTcaagagaagataaaaaaaaaaggaactcCACTTAAGTCTTCATATTAAATTATCGATAATTTTACATATCCCAGAAACTTTACTCACCGATTCCGAGCGCCGGAAAACAGAAGATCTCTTCTTTACAAACGTGAATTTCAAATGTCCATTGCGCTCGAAATGGTTCACTATAGAGTTATCATGGGAAAAACAAATGGCGAACGAATATTTGACCGCGTAAATGAATCAGAGTACAGAAAGCGCTGTAAATTATGCTAATATATTTATTCCCTAATAACGGTTCGCATACCGCCACCTAAAGTCATCTGAAGCGCCTTTACTAATATTTTCATGTATAAAAtctaataaacatttttattcacgATTATTCGTTCTCAGACAATTTTTTGTGCGCTGGCAGTAACGAAAACGTTTCGCCTAATTCTCAGTTTAAAAAGAGATAAAGAGTGACTGATTGAAAGACTCTAAAATTCGGGAAGTTTTTACACTATGTATATTCATACTGTTAtccattatattttcatgtatttaactATATCAccgattttaaattataaatatacccagccagtggcgcagcgagagggggttttgggggataaaccctcccccccccccccctagagctcagggaaacttttaagtttaatccattttacttcatttgattaatatacttgtagaagagtgtaaggattaataaattatccctcagaaagccataaaaactcaccattttgaaccatttatcttaaaaaatttctgggggagggcccccccacctcccgcttatcctggcagGTATACTACACACCCCAGTTCgcgttgcacctaaaacccctccatgcctcaattcctagctgtgcccccgTACCCAGCATTTTCTAAAAGTAATGATTATTACTTTTTCCTCACGTATACCTATAAGGCTCATGTACGTTTGAATTCTATTGAAGtagtttctaaaattttcccaCTCTATTTTGATAGGATGAACCTGAGGCCATCTGCTTCTGCAAAGAAAAAGGAGATGTGTGTGCCTCTAACAACCACACCTATGAAACCATATGTCACATGGCCAAGGCATCGTCTTCCATCAAGGATACTCTCTACATGAGACACAAGGGACCATGCCATACTGGTAATCTTATATTTTGCTCTAATAACTTAACCAGCAATGCCCTAGGCGAGTTTAATCCAAATTATTGAATGCCAcaaaattttgtcataaaaatacagtataaagtgagaatttcacagcttataaaattaagtaatacAAATGTGAGAGAACCTCGAAAATAAGCTTTTCaaataatcctttcaaaaaagaataagGTTCTCTTTTTCTTTGGactccattattttatttatttttttaagacctttttacactgagtatgttgtaaataatgcaaattaatgaaatctttgaattttatgatagcaaaaaaaactttgactcAAGTAATCTGAGCCTttctttattacacctttcatacaTGCTTCACCATAGACATGGTCATGGTGGGGCTCCCCTAAGCTTGGGGGAGGTGGGGGCCCTCAGCCATCACTGACAAGCCAACTCAGCCAGACCACCCCTGGTTATCAGTAATGATGTTGTAAATAATAAGTGCAATATATAAGACTTTCtgaatatgaaattatattaattgcaattaaaagGAATGTCAATAGGTGTCATCATTATTGGTGAAATAACTGGGAGAAAGGTAATTTTATACTAAAATTTTTGCACCGTTTGATGATTTATTATCTCTATCAATGACTGCCTACAGTTCCAATCATCACATCAGCCCCTGATGACTCAACTGGTGTCATTGGACAGCCTATTGCTCTCAGCTGTGAAGTGAAAGGCCACCCTATCCCAGACATCCATTGGGAATTCAAGAGTGATGATGACCGATTCTCCACCATTGGGAAGAATCTTCCAAGTACGTTGAGATTTAGCTGATAACAAATTATAATAGTCCTATATCTATCTTTATCGTTATATCCTCACTGCTCCACATACCAATTCCCAGATAATCACTCATTCaatgccagtggcggatacatatgggaggcACAGGGGGCATGTGCCCTCCCCTTGCGGGCCtgtccgcattgcctaacattgcagaaccacaataataacttttttaataccATATTGTCTTGTATACgcatattatcagtttaaattaaactttgttaaactttgcatgtgacttaattatttgtaattacaaCAAAAGTAAAAGTAGATCAAGATTCATTTTGTGCCccaccttgagttttttctatatccgctatgttcaatgctcaatttttttgTGCCTACTgtcacttcttaattcccttcctctgAGTATTGACATAAagattgcatttcattttatgataattCAATGGTATTCCATTTTACTGCATAGTAGGACAAACATATACTTAAAAACCATTATGAAATTCAAAATACGCACATGTAGTATGtactaaatattattatattctttACTTAAGGTGATGACCTCTATGTTGCTGTTCAAGTCCGAGGTGGACCTGAGGCTTACATGACTACATCATGGGTGCAAATAGTTGACCTCAGACCAACTGACGTTGGTGTGTACACTTGTGTTGCCATCAATTCGGAAGGTGTAGCTAGAGCATCAGCTAAAGTCCGTGCTCATcgctaaattatttttatcacaaaatatgAGCATTAAAGAAGCTCTAATTTGCTAAATTAGCACAGAGGATCTGATACAAAAGTAACATCCATAAGCTTGAATTTTATGTTCAGATATACTCAAAGaatgattgaatgaaaatattgttttacttgaaCAAATGACAGCTGTTTGTTTGATTAAGGtaggctattttttttaatttaagatattGAAAATACCTTCTGGAGGTGCTAACTACAGTCTGTATTTTGTGTTTAAGGCCTCACtccttcattaaaaatatgatttttttaaatttcattttaaaatatgactGCCATTTGGCAGAGTGTATGTTTTGTAAGCATATTAAAAGGATGGGAAACAAAAAATTGTCATCTTGAGATGATATATGTACTACCTAgtgatttaagtatttaaaaagttGCCACTGAGTAACTCTAAAATGAAACAGTTGGGAGGAAATTTACCACCATGAAACTGAATTTAATTTGTGGGTTTTGGGTGAATGAGTGAGGCAGCTgctttgcttcttttttattgaaGATGAATGTCTATGCATACTTTTTTTCTGCCGGTATCATATTCATCAAATAAATTGCAAGCAACAATCCCACAATGGCCCTTACTATTTCTTTGCTTACACAAGTTATTCCTGAATTTTCCCTTGTGGCAGCCCTGTGTAAAACTGAAGTGCTTGGTAGGTATTGTCagtttataacatatttacttGCTCGAGTTTACACCATTCGGCCTTATTCACCTCTCACTGCATAGGTGAAAAGCAACTGTACTTTCTTACACATCCAATTCAAATAAATAGATACGCATCTAGCAAAGAAtgtaaactttgtttttttaacTACATCAGATGAGTCAATTCATAAGTTTTATTATATAGCAAATATTATGACTATTTCGTAGAAatcattgttaaaacattttatataaaatagtTGATGAGATGAGAAATGAGATTTGTAGAGCAATGATGTATCTCACAAATAAATAACATGATTGGAATTTGGTTGAAATAATCTACAAATGTGCTCTTGTCTTTttctaaagatatttttatgctttccaGGCAAatattgtgggtaaacttttttcgggattcccaccaggttaattaCTCCATTttagccaacatttcaagctccagcttggggctcatcctcagggctgctggatgtcattttattagatttttttaatttgtttttttttttaataaaataaaataatggaacgACATTCAACAGCTctaaggatgagccccgagttgaAGCTGGAAATGTAGCtaaaaatggagtatttaacGAGGTGGGAATCTCAAGAAAAGTTTATCCCCATTTCTTTTTATGGTTGTAATAGtcctaaattatgaaaaataccaaTGAATTGATTACCTCTCCAAATCCGTGTGGGAGGTATATCCAGCCTGCATAAACATATTTGTATTTCTCTCAACACACtaagaaacagtttttttttaccatacgtctttcattaaatattcttaGAGCTACTGGAAACCTTCTTGTTTTAACTCATTACTACACAATATGATAGTGGGGGTATTGAAAGATTTTCAGGTAAAAGTAGGGATATAAGGACGTAGGCATTGGGAAGAACAATATACACCATTTCCCTATTTGGGCATCAAAACAAAGCAGTAAAAGCACTGATGCTGTATGAAAACCAAATTTGACTACTACGTAGAGGTTTTACAATGTGTACCTGATGTTTTTGGTGTCACTTGATTGAAAACATATCTAATTCCAACTATCATGCACCTCTACTGAAGGGAAATGTCTGTGTTCTGAAGACTAAAAAAACAGTGGAATGAAATAAAAGGTGGAGTGTCCAAAGCACCTATAATGTGAGTGACACCAGGGTTAATGgagggaaatattaattaaatgcatGGTTTTCTGATACATGCAAATTGACAAGACATTATGTATTAGGGTAGGCAACCTGCACACCATCCTTGAACTCCCTTAGAAAATTTCTGGCTGCATGCCTATCTGGACCTGACTTCGATCTTCTATCTCAAACAGATTATATAGATTAGACCAGCCAAAATCTAACTAGTTTAGAGTAAGCAATCTTAACCCccatataaacaaataaatgaaattcgtCCTCCTCAGGTTCAAGAAAAAATGCTTTCTTCCAATCATATTCTTAAAAATGCTTACCAACATAAGATTTTTTAGAAGCCATCCTTCCAAATTCATGGGGAGCCAACTGAATATTCTGACTTATATCCACGTACTCAACTCAAAATTAGGTAAACCTGGTACCTATGTATGTATTATCTTTTATACCAATTAAATAATATGCCAATAATTCAAACAGCTCATCCCACACCCCACTATTATgcaggggtgccaacttacaaaaaatattgggggggctcaaaccggggatcttgccacaagaaagtttataagtagtgagttttaagttttttaagcattttagaagaggcaTACTATAAACATTaggaccctgataactcgaatcttgatatctggacacttcggggaaaatcgacaagactgacatttttttctcacacgcatataacgaatttttgagggggctcgggccccctcaagccccattgAGTCGGTGCCACTGCTATTATGTGTACCATAATGAAGTTTTGGCAAGCATTATGCAATCCAATCTGGTGACAGTATATCCCTGCTATACTATGGGCTTGACTTTTGATGGATTAGGCATACGATGAGAGCTGTTTTAAGTGTGCTttgtaaaagtttaaaattttgccgaTTTAATGCCATTCATATACCTAATAAGTCAACAATAATTTTCAACAGCAATTTCATGCCTTATTTGTTAATGAAACACATTTTGAACATTTACTCAGAATTTAAAGTAATTCTTTGTCCAGAAATAATACTGGTACCTGATATGATGTAATCTGCTTAATCATTGATCCACCAGAATGCAATTTGTGTAATAATGTGATAGACTACCATAATTAGCCCATATTCCTAAAAAAGTCAAAGTACGTGTGTAAGGTTTCAGGACATCCTTCATAGATGAAATTCATATTGGACCCAAAATTTTGTGGCTGGATAAATATGATCTACTTGAAGCTGAATATCACTGAGTcaagaaatttatcaatttattgcAATGAATATTGATGAGACAATtgatgattttataaattatttaggatgaattaaaaatttcttaaaaatatttacaaaatgtgtTCTTATCAttaattccttaaaatttatGAACAGGTAGATACTACCTCCATTGAGGCATAAGCAtgattttcagcatttttcaatacattgtggtttttctttgaaaacaatCTTTCAATGTAGGCAGTAATCCCCAGAATTGTGTTTATATGCTTCTACCAACCATCCCTTTCAGGAGCACTGAAATGAAAATGGGGAATTAATTAGATTTTTGGAGTTTCATCAAgaacttttattaaaaatacagttGTGACTTCAAGGTAACACTTCAATTAACGTGTAATATAATTATTACCCAGGAGTGGTCCATGTGGCTGGTGATTCTTGCTCCTGTCCCACGATCATTTCTGATTGGCTcctaaggaaaagaaaaaataatttataatgccACTTCATGACCGTATAGCCACCTCTCTCAGCCAAAAATAATCCTCAGTTCATCGCCTAAATTTGCATACATAAGGTGGGTAAGCATACATAGTATAGGTAAGGCTAAAAGTTTATGATGAGCATACAAATATGTAAAATGGACTTGAGGAAGTGAGATAATAAAGAATACCTTAGTAGGTCAGGAAAGTCTCCAAAATAATTCTCAGCCCTTCTAAATTTTTCACTGCTGCCAAGAATTGTACTGAAGTCATTACATATTTTACACAACATGGCGAATGGTATGATGGCATGCATGGATGATGTACTCCCCCAATGAGATACTAGAAACATCTTTATGGAGATATATGTGATGCAGCATGCACCCAAACAAGATGCCTGATGGCACATGCTATTCATCAAGGTTTTATGCAGTGTTTTCCCTAACAAACTCCATAGAAAATTCCTATGACCAgttatacatgcataaatacTTGCTAATCTGGCCTCACACACACAGTCTGATAGAAGCTATTTAGGGAGTTATGGTCATTAT encodes:
- the LOC124155667 gene encoding insulin-like growth factor-binding protein-related protein 1: MKVLAVLAVGSLLFLGLAAADEDFECGVCDPESCPSIGDPQRECPAGVAIDTCGCCRVCARTVGEKCYTPSLPKTSRKYGYCGDNLECLIRSDLERRDEPEAICFCKEKGDVCASNNHTYETICHMAKASSSIKDTLYMRHKGPCHTVPIITSAPDDSTGVIGQPIALSCEVKGHPIPDIHWEFKSDDDRFSTIGKNLPSDDLYVAVQVRGGPEAYMTTSWVQIVDLRPTDVGVYTCVAINSEGVARASAKVRAHR